In Sorghum bicolor cultivar BTx623 chromosome 8, Sorghum_bicolor_NCBIv3, whole genome shotgun sequence, one genomic interval encodes:
- the LOC8064083 gene encoding uncharacterized protein LOC8064083 isoform X2: MYDEDHGKQVFAKTVERVLCFEYMHSGSLQTYIGDKWCSLDWPICYRIIKGTSVGLNHLHNAKAKPILHLDLKPSNILLDKNKEPKIADLGSSRLGASIETQESGTLKGVTLRYTPPECKNGGNNVSIKFDVFSLGVIILDIVAGQNGYSRRSDMRHQVFIELVSAKWKGRLKATSSSLSHELDIQRLETCVEIGLRCTEDDPNDRPAIKDIVCQLEELEAKCRNKMPLASEYQSRDFQNKYFPKEENDGPSHKKSDWTPAEAAGKEPEVAAENCFGEVVDNKKLDEMARYTGKPKTQEDRARLAWSLITDGDKKGNASKYVDFLKTMYGNGQSTLCLFYNATGDTLRYVTNHDWYGYIGSTVGYPAEVGNGQWAAFHHVHRQGEPSGSVGAVVYRGKKKDGQFQEYMLAWSTPWGFYYRNKAYVETRGGFNYFQRRWEEIYVKLVNSDYSSKTQSGGCEIEAQIDKGDSPKYIATIKLEHGP; this comes from the exons ATGTACGATGAGGACCACGGAAAACaagtttttgcaaaaacagTAGAGCGAGTCCTGTGCTTCGAATATATGCATAGTGGAAGCCTTCAAACTTATATTGGAG ACAAATGGTGTTCACTTGATTGGCCCATTTGTTACCGAATTATTAAAGGGACTAGTGTGGGTTTAAATCACCTGCATAATGCCAAGGCAAAACCAATTTTGCATCTGGACTTAAAACCTAGTAATATATTGCTCGACAAGAACAAGGAGCCTAAAATTGCAGATCTTGGTTCATCAAGACTTGGTGCTTCTATAGAAACTCAAGAATCGGGGACTCTAAAAGGAGTAACACT AAGGTACACGCCACCAGAATGCAAAAATGGTGGCAATAATGTGTCAATCAAGTTCGACGTGTTTAGTTTGGGAGTTATAATTCTTGACATCGTGGCTGGACAAAATGGCTACTCCCGTCGTTCTGACATGCGTCATCAAGTGTTTATTGAGCTT GTGAGTGCCAAATGGAAGGGAAGGCTGAAAGCAACGTCGAGTTCCTTATCACACGAACTGGACATCCAACGATTGGAGACATGCGTTGAAATAGGATTAAGATGCACCGAAGATGACCCAAATGACAGGCCTGCTATAAAAGATATCGTGTGCCAATTAGAAGAACTGGAAGCTAAGTGTAGGAATAAAATGCCATTGGCTTCTGAATACCAGTCAAGAGACTTCCAG AACAAATATTTCCCAAAAGAGGAGAATGATGGGCCGTCCCACAAGAAAAGTGACTGGACACCAGCAGAGGCAGCAGGGAAGGAGCCTGAGGTGGCAGCAGAGAACTGCTTTGGTGAGGTAGTGGACAACAAGAAGCTGGACGAAATGGCGAGGTACACGGGCAAACCCAAGACACAGGAAGACAGAGCAAGGCTGGCCTGGTCTCTTATAACCGATGGTGACAAGAAGGGCAATGCATCCAAGTATGTGGACTTCCTTAAGACTATGTACGGCAATGGGCAGTCCACACTGTGTTTATTTTACAATGCGACTGGGGACACTCTCCGCTACGTCACCAACCACGACTGGTATGGCTACATCGGCAGCACAGTAGGGTACCCAGCCGAGGTCGGCAACGGACAGTGGGCTGCTTTCCATCATGTCCACAGGCAAGGCGAGCCCTCCGGTTCCGTGGGAGCCGTCGTGTACCGCGGCAAGAAGAAAGATGGCCAGTTCCAGGAGTACATGCTCGCATGGAGTACCCCCTGGGGTTTCTACTACCGTAACAAG GCTTATGTTGAGACTCGTGGCGGCTTCAACTACTTCCAACGACGATGGGAGGAGATATATGTGAAACTGGTTAATTCTGATTATTCTTCAAAAACCCAGTCCGGTGGTTGCGAGATTGAAGCACAAATTGACAAAGGTGACAGTCCTAAATATATTGCAACAATCAAACTCGAGCATGGTCCGTGA
- the LOC8064083 gene encoding G-type lectin S-receptor-like serine/threonine-protein kinase At1g61480 isoform X1: protein MNFDFGYIKSITDNFSEERKVGSGGYGDVYRGEHHGKDIAVKRLHPLHGLDDLEFHNEFRNLAIIDHPNIIQLIGYCYQSQHMYDEDHGKQVFAKTVERVLCFEYMHSGSLQTYIGDKWCSLDWPICYRIIKGTSVGLNHLHNAKAKPILHLDLKPSNILLDKNKEPKIADLGSSRLGASIETQESGTLKGVTLRYTPPECKNGGNNVSIKFDVFSLGVIILDIVAGQNGYSRRSDMRHQVFIELVSAKWKGRLKATSSSLSHELDIQRLETCVEIGLRCTEDDPNDRPAIKDIVCQLEELEAKCRNKMPLASEYQSRDFQNKYFPKEENDGPSHKKSDWTPAEAAGKEPEVAAENCFGEVVDNKKLDEMARYTGKPKTQEDRARLAWSLITDGDKKGNASKYVDFLKTMYGNGQSTLCLFYNATGDTLRYVTNHDWYGYIGSTVGYPAEVGNGQWAAFHHVHRQGEPSGSVGAVVYRGKKKDGQFQEYMLAWSTPWGFYYRNKAYVETRGGFNYFQRRWEEIYVKLVNSDYSSKTQSGGCEIEAQIDKGDSPKYIATIKLEHGP, encoded by the exons ATGAATTTTGATTTTGGATATATTAAAAGTATTACTGACAATTTTTCGGAGGAGCGGAAGGTTGGCAGTGGTGGGTACGGAGATGTTTACAGG GGAGAACATCACGGGAAGGATATTGCAGTGAAAAGGCTTCACCCTTTGCACGGACTCGATGATCTGGAATTCCACAATGAGTTCCGCAACCTTGCAATCATCGACCATCCAAACATCATACAGTTAATTGGCTATTGTTACCAATCACAGCACATGTACGATGAGGACCACGGAAAACaagtttttgcaaaaacagTAGAGCGAGTCCTGTGCTTCGAATATATGCATAGTGGAAGCCTTCAAACTTATATTGGAG ACAAATGGTGTTCACTTGATTGGCCCATTTGTTACCGAATTATTAAAGGGACTAGTGTGGGTTTAAATCACCTGCATAATGCCAAGGCAAAACCAATTTTGCATCTGGACTTAAAACCTAGTAATATATTGCTCGACAAGAACAAGGAGCCTAAAATTGCAGATCTTGGTTCATCAAGACTTGGTGCTTCTATAGAAACTCAAGAATCGGGGACTCTAAAAGGAGTAACACT AAGGTACACGCCACCAGAATGCAAAAATGGTGGCAATAATGTGTCAATCAAGTTCGACGTGTTTAGTTTGGGAGTTATAATTCTTGACATCGTGGCTGGACAAAATGGCTACTCCCGTCGTTCTGACATGCGTCATCAAGTGTTTATTGAGCTT GTGAGTGCCAAATGGAAGGGAAGGCTGAAAGCAACGTCGAGTTCCTTATCACACGAACTGGACATCCAACGATTGGAGACATGCGTTGAAATAGGATTAAGATGCACCGAAGATGACCCAAATGACAGGCCTGCTATAAAAGATATCGTGTGCCAATTAGAAGAACTGGAAGCTAAGTGTAGGAATAAAATGCCATTGGCTTCTGAATACCAGTCAAGAGACTTCCAG AACAAATATTTCCCAAAAGAGGAGAATGATGGGCCGTCCCACAAGAAAAGTGACTGGACACCAGCAGAGGCAGCAGGGAAGGAGCCTGAGGTGGCAGCAGAGAACTGCTTTGGTGAGGTAGTGGACAACAAGAAGCTGGACGAAATGGCGAGGTACACGGGCAAACCCAAGACACAGGAAGACAGAGCAAGGCTGGCCTGGTCTCTTATAACCGATGGTGACAAGAAGGGCAATGCATCCAAGTATGTGGACTTCCTTAAGACTATGTACGGCAATGGGCAGTCCACACTGTGTTTATTTTACAATGCGACTGGGGACACTCTCCGCTACGTCACCAACCACGACTGGTATGGCTACATCGGCAGCACAGTAGGGTACCCAGCCGAGGTCGGCAACGGACAGTGGGCTGCTTTCCATCATGTCCACAGGCAAGGCGAGCCCTCCGGTTCCGTGGGAGCCGTCGTGTACCGCGGCAAGAAGAAAGATGGCCAGTTCCAGGAGTACATGCTCGCATGGAGTACCCCCTGGGGTTTCTACTACCGTAACAAG GCTTATGTTGAGACTCGTGGCGGCTTCAACTACTTCCAACGACGATGGGAGGAGATATATGTGAAACTGGTTAATTCTGATTATTCTTCAAAAACCCAGTCCGGTGGTTGCGAGATTGAAGCACAAATTGACAAAGGTGACAGTCCTAAATATATTGCAACAATCAAACTCGAGCATGGTCCGTGA